The following are from one region of the Stigmatella ashevillena genome:
- a CDS encoding phospholipase D-like domain-containing protein, with the protein MNASEIDAILTATLADKQLTRSERRALQAVLDDRRASEAVLALFRSRAFSLARDAVTDPRARQVISWLEETLQALLPTQTVPETSRMEAHFSPGEGPLRAIVKLITEARGSIDVCVFTVTDDRLTRALLDAHRRGLRMRVVSDDNKALDPGSDMYRLQDAGIPVRLDRTEAHMHHKFALFDRLRLLTGSYNWTRSAADVNHENVLISDDTRLVQPFCRAFDDLWASLE; encoded by the coding sequence ATGAACGCCTCCGAAATCGACGCCATCCTCACGGCCACCCTGGCCGACAAGCAGCTCACCCGCTCCGAGCGGCGCGCCCTGCAAGCCGTGCTGGACGACAGGCGGGCGAGCGAGGCCGTGCTGGCCCTCTTCCGCTCGCGGGCCTTCAGCCTGGCCCGGGACGCGGTGACGGACCCGCGCGCCCGCCAGGTCATCTCCTGGCTGGAGGAGACACTCCAGGCGCTCCTGCCCACCCAGACCGTCCCGGAGACGTCGCGCATGGAGGCGCACTTCTCCCCCGGCGAGGGCCCCCTGCGCGCCATCGTCAAGCTCATCACGGAGGCCCGGGGCTCAATCGACGTCTGTGTCTTCACCGTGACGGATGACCGGCTGACCCGGGCCCTGCTCGATGCCCACCGGCGCGGCCTGCGCATGCGGGTGGTGAGCGACGACAACAAGGCGCTGGACCCGGGCTCGGACATGTACCGCCTCCAGGATGCGGGCATCCCCGTCCGGCTGGACCGGACCGAGGCCCACATGCACCACAAGTTCGCCCTCTTCGACCGACTGCGGCTGCTCACCGGCAGCTACAACTGGACGCGCTCGGCCGCCGACGTGAACCACGAGAACGTCCTCATCTCGGACGACACGCGGCTCGTCCAGCCCTTCTGCCGCGCCTTCGACGATCTCTGGGCCTCCCTGGAGTAG
- the fumC gene encoding class II fumarate hydratase, which translates to MSTKNVRIEKDTFGPIEVPADRLWGAQTQRSRQNFAISSERMPLALIYALVRVKKAAALVNRANGSLSAEKADAIVKAADEVLAGQHDEEFPLLVWQTGSGTQTNMNCNEVLANRASELLGGERGESRKVHPNDDVNKGQSSNDVFPTAMSVAAVEAVVEHVLPELKALKDVLAQKSEAFKDVVKIGRTHLQDATPLTLGQEFSGYVAQLHHAGAHIERTLSHLYELALGGTAVGTGLNAPKGYAEQVAQEIARLTGHAFVTAPNKFEALAANDALVQAHGALKGLAAALFKIANDVRWLASGPRSGIGELTIPENEPGSSIMPGKVNPTQSEALTMLSAQVLGNDVAIGLGGASGNFELNVFKPLIIQNFLQSCRLLADGMRSFRLHCAVGIEPNLTRLKENLERSLMLVTALNPHIGYDNAAKIAKTAHKQGKTLKEVAVELGLVTPEQFDQWVRPEKMTGNL; encoded by the coding sequence GTGAGCACGAAGAACGTTCGCATCGAGAAGGACACGTTTGGTCCCATTGAAGTCCCGGCCGACCGTCTGTGGGGTGCCCAGACGCAGCGCAGCCGCCAGAACTTCGCCATCTCCTCCGAGCGCATGCCCCTGGCGCTCATCTACGCGCTGGTGCGCGTGAAGAAGGCGGCCGCCCTGGTCAACAGGGCCAACGGCTCCCTCTCGGCGGAGAAGGCGGACGCCATCGTGAAGGCGGCGGACGAGGTGCTGGCCGGCCAGCACGACGAGGAGTTCCCGCTGCTGGTGTGGCAGACGGGCAGCGGCACGCAGACGAACATGAACTGCAACGAGGTGCTGGCCAACCGGGCCTCGGAGCTGCTCGGGGGCGAGCGCGGCGAGTCGCGCAAGGTGCACCCCAACGACGACGTGAACAAGGGGCAGAGCTCCAACGACGTGTTCCCCACCGCGATGAGCGTGGCGGCGGTGGAGGCGGTGGTGGAGCACGTGCTGCCGGAGCTGAAGGCGCTCAAGGACGTGCTGGCGCAGAAGTCCGAGGCCTTCAAGGACGTGGTGAAGATCGGCCGCACGCACCTCCAGGACGCTACGCCGCTGACGCTGGGCCAGGAGTTCAGCGGGTACGTGGCGCAGCTGCACCACGCCGGGGCGCACATCGAGCGCACGCTGTCGCACCTGTACGAGCTGGCGCTGGGTGGCACGGCGGTGGGCACGGGGCTGAATGCGCCCAAGGGCTACGCGGAGCAGGTGGCCCAGGAGATTGCCCGGCTGACGGGGCACGCGTTCGTCACCGCGCCCAACAAGTTCGAGGCGCTGGCGGCCAATGACGCGCTGGTGCAGGCGCACGGGGCGCTCAAGGGGCTGGCGGCGGCGCTGTTCAAGATCGCCAACGATGTGCGCTGGCTGGCCTCCGGGCCCCGCTCGGGCATCGGCGAGCTGACGATTCCGGAGAACGAGCCCGGCAGCTCCATCATGCCCGGCAAGGTGAACCCGACGCAGTCCGAGGCGCTCACCATGCTCAGCGCGCAGGTGCTCGGCAACGACGTGGCCATTGGCCTGGGCGGGGCCTCGGGCAACTTCGAGCTGAACGTGTTCAAGCCGCTCATCATCCAGAACTTCCTCCAGAGCTGTCGGCTGCTGGCGGACGGGATGCGCAGCTTCCGGCTCCATTGCGCCGTGGGCATCGAGCCCAACCTGACGCGGCTCAAGGAGAACCTGGAGCGCTCGCTCATGCTGGTGACGGCGCTCAACCCCCACATCGGCTACGACAACGCGGCGAAGATCGCCAAAACGGCCCACAAGCAGGGCAAAACCCTGAAAGAGGTGGCGGTGGAGCTGGGCCTGGTCACCCCCGAGCAGTTCGACCAGTGGGTGCGCCCGGAGAAGATGACGGGCAACCTGTAG
- a CDS encoding DUF47 domain-containing protein: MLEKLMPRSDEFFDDFDAQCAATVEGTRLLQALLNDYRDVPVRVQALTDVELRGDFVTHTALNRLHQQFITPFDRLQIHSLLSRIDDVLDFTHAAATRLDSYDIQSILPDAAELARLLVLGAEKVQEVVASLRLLKKPNQILAGCKDIKRLAWQADEALRSGMGRLFKSGMDHLTVIKWKEIYDLLDTATGKCNEVANVIQGVVLEHS; encoded by the coding sequence ATGCTCGAAAAGCTGATGCCCAGGTCCGACGAGTTCTTCGATGACTTCGACGCCCAGTGCGCCGCGACGGTGGAGGGCACCCGGCTGCTGCAGGCCCTGCTGAACGATTACCGGGACGTCCCCGTCCGGGTCCAGGCGCTCACGGACGTGGAACTCCGGGGGGATTTCGTCACCCACACCGCCCTCAACCGGCTGCATCAGCAGTTCATCACCCCCTTCGACCGACTGCAGATCCACTCGCTGCTGTCGCGCATCGACGACGTGCTGGACTTCACCCACGCGGCGGCCACTCGGCTGGACTCCTACGACATCCAATCCATCCTGCCGGACGCCGCCGAGTTGGCGCGGCTGCTCGTGCTGGGCGCCGAGAAAGTGCAGGAGGTGGTGGCCTCGCTGCGGCTGCTCAAGAAGCCCAACCAGATCCTCGCCGGGTGCAAGGACATCAAACGGCTGGCCTGGCAGGCGGACGAGGCGCTCCGCTCGGGCATGGGGCGGCTCTTCAAGAGTGGCATGGACCACCTCACCGTCATCAAATGGAAGGAAATCTACGACCTGCTCGACACCGCCACGGGCAAGTGCAACGAGGTGGCCAACGTCATCCAAGGTGTGGTGTTGGAGCACTCCTGA